Proteins from one Chitinophaga oryzae genomic window:
- a CDS encoding GNAT family N-acetyltransferase translates to MTPYERLSWDSDFFGFEVYRIQNGHADVAQCLSDLKGRARLVYLAAAGETEAALLDTYNGRLADIKTTFEKDVEGPVALSPFISSYTTNPAEEALIRLGIESGVHSRFRVDDNFEEEKYKELYRLWVMNSVSRKIAKEVLVYRQQEQLSGLITLGEKGGKGDIGLVAVDPASRGKGVGMALMAAAEAWSRRQGYRQLQVVTQGANTPACNLYQKCGFHIARIEYFYHFWL, encoded by the coding sequence ATGACGCCATACGAAAGACTCAGCTGGGACAGCGATTTTTTTGGCTTTGAAGTATACAGGATACAGAACGGCCACGCAGATGTTGCACAATGCCTTTCAGACCTGAAAGGCAGGGCGCGGCTGGTTTACCTGGCGGCTGCCGGTGAAACCGAAGCGGCCCTGCTGGATACCTACAACGGCCGGCTGGCCGACATCAAAACCACTTTCGAAAAAGACGTCGAAGGACCGGTGGCCCTCTCTCCTTTTATCAGCAGCTACACCACCAACCCAGCCGAAGAAGCCCTTATCCGGCTGGGCATTGAAAGTGGCGTTCATTCAAGATTTAGGGTAGATGATAACTTTGAGGAAGAGAAATACAAGGAATTATATCGCCTGTGGGTGATGAATTCCGTGAGCAGGAAGATCGCAAAGGAAGTACTGGTATACCGGCAACAGGAACAGCTTTCCGGCCTGATCACCTTAGGTGAAAAAGGCGGTAAAGGAGACATAGGCCTCGTGGCTGTAGACCCCGCCTCCCGTGGGAAAGGCGTGGGAATGGCCCTCATGGCCGCCGCCGAAGCATGGAGCCGCCGGCAGGGGTATCGTCAGCTGCAGGTGGTGACGCAGGGCGCCAATACACCGGCCTGTAACCTGTATCAAAAATGTGGGTTCCATATCGCCCGTATTGAGTATTTTTACCATTTCTGGCTATAA
- a CDS encoding TDP-N-acetylfucosamine:lipid II N-acetylfucosaminyltransferase, which yields MNYHLMIDDKFIDDFIKDAEQVAPGNNIFIIDAVKEQAKHVKSDRVHFAPHYTPAFRELVKNISSKDKVFIHWASESAIRFALTLDKNIPLGLFFWGGDVVEIPVSRFKHTIYGPLSLPYFEKHEEHDLVQWNLLKPKKLYRSFAKRYIHYKREQREIAHTRALFFERLNYFLNWNLLDHDWIKQHYTTRVAYKYFFYNFNPKPDDTAQVQGSGEKRPYTTILLGNSDTITNNHLEALRALSVFKNDPVKLVIPLSYRDGAYADFVEQQAIAIFGKEKVRALRGFLPRDEYYKQLDEVDVAVMYHYRPQAAGNTLALLYRGKKVFVHHNSTTFGLLKNNHATVFDSADISSLSFEEFSRPLTAGEIQQNITIVDQLFDQQEKMRVLKETLAGN from the coding sequence ATGAATTACCATTTAATGATTGACGATAAGTTCATCGACGATTTCATTAAGGATGCCGAGCAGGTAGCGCCCGGAAATAACATTTTTATCATCGACGCCGTAAAGGAACAGGCAAAACATGTTAAATCCGATCGTGTACACTTTGCACCACATTATACGCCGGCGTTCCGCGAACTGGTAAAAAACATTTCCTCAAAAGACAAAGTATTCATTCACTGGGCCTCCGAAAGCGCCATCCGGTTTGCGCTGACGCTGGACAAAAATATTCCGCTCGGGTTGTTTTTCTGGGGCGGCGATGTCGTGGAAATACCGGTAAGCCGCTTTAAACACACCATATACGGACCGTTAAGCCTTCCGTACTTCGAAAAACACGAGGAACATGACCTGGTGCAATGGAATCTGCTGAAGCCTAAAAAGCTCTATCGTTCCTTTGCCAAACGATATATCCATTATAAACGCGAACAACGGGAAATAGCCCATACGCGGGCGCTGTTCTTTGAACGGCTCAATTACTTCCTCAACTGGAACCTGCTGGACCATGACTGGATCAAACAGCATTACACCACCCGCGTTGCGTACAAATATTTCTTCTACAACTTTAACCCTAAACCGGATGATACAGCGCAGGTGCAGGGTTCCGGCGAAAAGAGGCCGTATACCACCATTTTGCTGGGCAACTCCGATACCATTACCAACAATCACCTCGAAGCACTCCGGGCATTGTCGGTATTTAAAAACGATCCCGTTAAACTGGTCATCCCGCTGAGTTACCGCGACGGCGCCTATGCCGACTTCGTTGAACAGCAGGCCATAGCCATCTTCGGTAAGGAGAAAGTAAGGGCACTGCGGGGATTTTTACCGAGGGACGAATATTACAAACAACTGGACGAAGTGGATGTCGCTGTGATGTACCACTACCGCCCGCAGGCGGCAGGCAATACGCTGGCGTTGCTGTACAGGGGTAAAAAAGTCTTTGTGCACCACAACAGTACCACCTTCGGCCTGCTGAAGAACAATCACGCTACGGTATTTGATTCAGCAGATATCAGCAGCCTGTCTTTCGAAGAATTTTCCAGGCCGCTCACCGCCGGCGAGATACAGCAGAACATCACCATCGTGGACCAGCTGTTCGATCAGCAGGAAAAGATGCGGGTGTTAAAAGAAACGCTGGCAGGTAATTAA
- the rffA gene encoding dTDP-4-amino-4,6-dideoxygalactose transaminase, protein MIPFNKPYLTGKEAHYMYQAALSGKLSGNGMFTNKCQQQLQEMYNFKKVLLTTSCTDALEMAAILIDTQPGDEIIIPSYTFVSTANPFILRGANVIFADSNADNPNLDADLVESLITPKTKAIVPVHYAGIACDMDKIMALAKRYNLFVIEDAAQAIDSRYKNQYLGGIGHLSAFSFHETKNIISGEGGMLVVNDERFVKRAEIIWEKGTNRSAFFRGEIDKYGWVDIGSSFLPSEVVAAFLYAQIEHIKPIQERRKELWELYRSRLQELDGRIRFPWLPSYATNNAHMFYIICNDVDERDRLIRHLKANGILAVFHYLSLHKSPFYKPRHDGRELPYTDFYSDRLLRLPLFYELTNEQVDQITAAIKQFYLGE, encoded by the coding sequence ATGATACCTTTCAATAAACCATACCTCACCGGAAAAGAAGCCCACTATATGTACCAGGCCGCCCTTTCCGGTAAGTTGTCCGGGAACGGCATGTTCACCAACAAATGCCAGCAGCAGTTGCAGGAGATGTACAACTTCAAAAAGGTATTACTCACCACCAGTTGTACCGATGCGCTGGAAATGGCCGCCATCCTGATCGACACCCAGCCAGGCGATGAGATCATCATCCCTTCCTACACATTTGTATCTACCGCCAATCCTTTTATACTCAGAGGCGCCAACGTTATCTTTGCCGACAGTAACGCCGATAATCCGAATTTAGACGCCGACCTGGTAGAATCGCTGATCACGCCCAAAACGAAAGCGATCGTGCCTGTCCACTACGCCGGCATCGCCTGCGATATGGACAAGATCATGGCGCTGGCAAAGCGCTACAACCTGTTTGTAATAGAAGATGCGGCGCAAGCGATTGACTCCCGTTACAAAAACCAGTACCTGGGAGGTATCGGGCATCTCTCTGCTTTTTCTTTTCATGAAACCAAAAACATCATTTCAGGGGAAGGCGGTATGCTGGTGGTGAACGACGAACGTTTTGTGAAACGGGCGGAAATCATCTGGGAAAAAGGTACCAACCGCTCCGCCTTTTTCAGGGGCGAGATCGATAAATATGGCTGGGTAGACATCGGGTCTTCTTTCCTGCCGTCTGAGGTAGTAGCTGCTTTTTTGTATGCGCAGATAGAACACATCAAGCCCATACAGGAACGCCGTAAAGAGCTGTGGGAGCTGTACCGGTCCAGGCTACAGGAACTTGATGGCAGGATCCGGTTTCCCTGGCTCCCTTCTTATGCTACCAACAACGCACATATGTTCTACATCATCTGTAACGATGTGGACGAAAGAGACCGGCTGATACGCCACCTGAAAGCCAACGGCATACTGGCCGTGTTCCACTACCTGTCACTGCATAAGTCGCCTTTCTACAAGCCCCGGCATGACGGCAGGGAGCTGCCTTATACGGATTTTTATTCCGACAGGCTGCTGCGGCTGCCGCTCTTCTACGAGCTGACCAACGAGCAGGTAGATCAGATCACTGCTGCTATCAAACAATTTTATCTTGGCGAATAA